A stretch of DNA from Triticum dicoccoides isolate Atlit2015 ecotype Zavitan chromosome 2A, WEW_v2.0, whole genome shotgun sequence:
GCTGCCCCGCCACCACCCACACGCCCCCCCCACCCCACCCAGGAACCCCACGAGCTGCTGCAGGGAGGGGGAGCAACACCACCGGGACGCCAGGCCGTCGAGGGGAGGGCCAGACGCCGTCGCCGCGGGAGGTCGCGCCCCGCAACATACACCTCCAGCACGCGGGAGAAAGAGGCTGGGGTGGGGGTCGAGAAGAGGCGGTGCTAGGGTTGGCTCCCGGAGTCGCCCGCGGGAGCGACATGTCTGTTTAAAGTCTTGTGTGGTTGTATTGGCTTGACGCGGGGATTAGATAAATAGAAGCataaaaaagggcagcccggtgcacgtaGCTCCTGCTTCcgcagggtccgaccactttgggtcgatagtacgcagcctttccctacatttctgcaagaggctgtttccaggactcgaacccgtgacctcatggtcaccagGCAACAGATTTACCGCTGCGCCGAGGCTCCCCTTCTATAAATAGAAGCGTCCATTATCAAAATATTAATACTGGAAATGAATAATAGTATCATAAAGTGTCCGTTCtttatttgctcattttccagagaACTTTCATCAATAAAAATATCACAATTGCAAGGTATTTCATTCCCACCTGGTGCCTTCTTTTTTGTTGTTTCATACCAATCAACTGACAGTTCAGTCCACCTACCTGTAATCACTGGGTTGGTGATGTAATTACTGCACATGGTGGAAGTTCTTTGAGGAATATCTTGACCTGCTTTCATTAGTGTAGAAAATCTCTTGACATATCTTGCTATGCATTTGTTAGTATGGCATAAGATAATTTGAATATCGGCTCATTACGTTTTGAGTTATGTGTTCATTGTGTTCTGCTTTATGTTTGCTTCCATGCTTATGAAAATGGAGTTAAAAAATGCCTCGCCAACCAAACTTAATCACAGAAACATTATTATGTGAAGCAGTTTAGAGTATGAACCTAGAACCCAACTTGCGTTCAAAAAATGATCATACAAATGGAATGATCTTGGTGTTTTGTTGTTCTCATGCTAtgtatttttgaataatcattagcTTAAGTTCATATCACTGATGAATTAATATGGGTATCAATATCTTCAGGCACTATGTCGATGTTCCCGGGGATGGATCTTACGAAAATGGATCCTCCAACTCTTACCCTCCTTGGAGCAGCTTGTTGTGTAATGTTGTCTATGCATTTCACAGTACAGCTGGTATCACAGCATCTtttctattggaaaaatcccaaAGAGCAGAAGGCTATACTCATTATAGTGCTGATGCCTCCATTGTATGCTATAACTTCCTTTGCTGGTCTTCTGGATATTAAGGGAAGCAAAACATTTTTTACATGCTTGGAGTCTGTTAAAGAATGCTATGAAGCACTGGTGAGTCCTCTTAGGTTGATGGCATTTTTTCACCTGAAGTTTGTGATTTCACTCACTTTTCCTTCTATTTTTTATTTCAATTCTGCAGGTTATTGCTAAGTTTCTGGCATTGATGTACAGCTACTTAAATATATCTATCAGTAGAAACATTGTACCTGATGAAATCAAAGGGAGGGTGCTTCATCATTCTTTCCCTGTTTCTCTTTTCCTGGTATCTTTCTTACACCCTTCTATACACTTATAGAATATTTGATGAGTGTTCCGGTAATCTGCTCTTGAATTTTTGTAATGCAACCTGCACTATTAATGACAAATTAATAAGGGGTCCTAGGTGCATACCCATACTGAGCCTTACCATATCTGAAGGATGCTGTATTACTCAATAATATTCAAAGGATTCATGGTGTTAACAGAAAGGTTTATATATTCCATCCACAAAGTACTAATTCAGTTGGTAATATCTGTTTAATTGAAGCATGTACCTATGTGTAGTCATGCATGCTTAAATTATGATTTTAACCTCCATTTCTTCATGTGTTGTTCACTAAATTTTCCTATATGCATTTGAATGTTGTTGTCTTCTGAACCTTCCTTTGCATCATTTGTCCATAATTGCATATTTGCACCTATAACTGGCATATGTAATCTGGAAGCTATTGGCAATACTGTTGATTTAGGCTTTACACCTTGTCCAGTAGTTTTACTTTGTGTGTACTGAAAGTAACCTATATGCTTCACTTTGGCAGCCCCGTAATGTTCGGTTGGAGCACAAGACACTTAAGCTTCTGAAGTACTGGACCTGGCAATTTGTTGTTGTTAGGCCAGTATGCTCCATTCTGATTGTTGCACTTCAGCTGCTTGGGTTGTACCCCAGCTGGGTCAGCTGGACCTTCACAATTATACTTAACTTTTCAGTCTCCATGGCATTATATGCCTTGGTCATATTCTATCACTTGTTTGCTAAGGAGCTGGCACCTCACAAGCCTCTTGCTAAGTTCTTGTGCATCAAAGGGATAGTCTTCTTCTCTTTCTGGCAGGTAAAAATCACATCCTCTGCTGGCTGGAAAGACTTAATTTTCTTATAAATATCTTTGGGGTTAGTTTTCTGTGTATCTGAATGCTATTGATGTAATGTACACCAGTTTGTCTTAATTATTGCGTCTGAACATTTGGCTGAGGAAGCGATATTGGTTTAGTAATGTTGATTGATAGTTTAGACCTTATGTTCCTTCcatatttgtgatgattttgcgcAAAGCTTCTTCTCTCACTCACTCTTTGGATTTTGCTCTGCATGGTATTTAATCACCTTATTTTGTTATAGCTGATGATTATCAATCTAGGAGTTTCATCTGCAGTTTAGTTTCCCATGCCTTGCCGTAAATGTTTACGAGTATAAATCAGTTAACTGGTTCACCTTTTTAACGCACAACTTCGTTGCAGTAGAGATTTTCTGTGGACTTTTATTGTGAGCTGTGAGTGAACCCTATTGTCTATGGATGCTTCACGCAACATTCTAACATGCACTTGTTCACTGTAGGGAATTAAAAGCAGTATCCGAATACAACACCTGTTCCATTTTGTAACACAGTTACTTTCTCTATCAAATGAAATATGATCAAACTCCTGAATCTTGAATGGTATTGTGTTTTTGCAGGGCTGTGCGTTGGATGTTTTGGCTGGTGTAGGGGTTATTCAATCTCACCATTTCTGGCTGGACGTGGAGCACATCCAGGAGGCAATCCAGAATGTGTTGATTATCCTGGAAATGGTCATTTTCTCAGTTCTCCAGCAGTACGCGTATCACGTTGCTCCGTACAGTGGCGCTGACAAGGCAAAATTCGAGAAGAAGAATGAATGACCCGCCAAGCAACATAAGCAGCTTGTTCTTGTATGGTTTTGTGTGTATGTGCTGGGGATATGTTATAGACATGAGTACTTCCTTATGGGCACGTGTAGAGTGAGCCGTTATACGTTGAACATTAGAAAAACGAGATGATCAGGAACATAGAGGAATGCCACCGTTATCTGCGCTGTGAAACTATGTAATGCCCGAATAAGGAGAATTTTGGAGTTTTTTCCGCTCCGAAGTGGAGTCCTGAATAAATGTTGGTTTCGTGTTGAAATCATGGTGTGTCCATGTTGTTTGCTGAACTTAACGCAGCACTACATAAGGTGTTTTTTTTTCAGGAGTGTGGACTTTTGGTGACCGAGCTCCAAGGAGCTTGGTGCTTTAAATTTTAAAAAGTTGAGAAGGCATTTTAGAAATACATATTTGTCTTTTCTTTTGTATGCCTTGTGTGAAAGTACTTCCTCCATTTCTAAATACTCcatccataatataagagcgttatattatgggacggagggagtaagtctttttagagatttcaatatgaactagtaCATATGAAGCAACTGGAGGCTGAGAATTGGTGGAAAATACCACTATGCCCGCTGCCTGAAAATTTCTATATAGATAGTTCaaattagaatctctaaaaagatttaCATTTAGAAACTGAGGGAGTATGTTGTTAAGAAATTTTGCACATACGTGATATACAACATGTGTACGAGTGTTGACAGGATATTTCGATTTTTCTCACGTTGTGGAAAATTGTACTATTTTGAAAAGGAGCTCCCTGGTGCTCGTGGTTTTGCAGAGAGTATGTTGCGGTGTGGTTTGGATGGATCACTCGCATAGTATGTTGTGAGAGTGCGAAAGAGAAGTGAAGAGAAAAAGGAGGAGCGAAAAGAGAGTGGAACATGGAAGTGATTGGTTGGGGTCCAGTCTGTCTACTGTATAGGTGGTACCTGAAAGGGGAGCGGACCGCACACAGTGGCATGGTGGGCACGGCCACTGACTGGTGTGTGTGGTGTACGTGTACGTGGGGTCATGTGCAACTCCTGTAGATTCCTAGTACGGCCCCTTTGTCCCGTGACCTTTTTCATCAGCTATGCTACCCCAGCTTTTAACCATGGTCACAAGTCTCATCTCTCCTCTTGTCCTAGCCTACGCACCCAGTCTCCTGTAGACTCCACACTCCAGTAAGTATTTTTCCCCTCTTGCCCTCTTCCATTATTACTGTATATCTACTGCTCCAAAGAGTAGAAGTAACTTAATTTTAATAAATGACTGTGTGCATCAAGAGATGCAGAGGCTAGGGTATGCCTCCTATTCGAAAAAAAGAAGTGGTGCCACTCAAAAGCAACTGGAGGCTGAGAATTGGTGGAAATTACCACTATGCCCGCTGCCTGAAAATTTCACCATAAACACAgattttttttttcgttttctttttgggacGGGGTAGGATTTGGAGCATCATTATTTTCGCGAGACATACACGGTGTTAAGGATGGTGCACTGGCGCATGCCACGCCACGCCAGACACCACCATATCGCACTCACCAAAAAAAAGGTGCTGAGGATCGTAACTGGGAACCTTGTCTGCACGCGGAGGCAGGCCATCGATCGATCCAGGGCCCCCCGGATCGCACAGTGACTGACACCGAGAGGGCAGTGGGAAAAagatgtagagagagagagagagagaggggcgatcaTGCATGGCAGAAAAAATCTCGAGAGCGTGTTTGTGTGAGGTGAGGTGAGAGTCGAAGCGAAGAGTATATGAAGGCCTTTCACTTGTGGCAGCAGAGCAACTTTATTCAGTCGGTGAGTGATcgcagcgagcgagcgagcgactgACAAAGCGGCCTTGGATCACGTGCAACCGCAGGCCTACGCCTAGGCCTAGGCCTAGCTAGAGCTCAGCCCAGACCCGAGGCCTGGTTGGTCGCtggtctccctctctctctcccgtgcccaCCGCCAATAGACTCCGACTCGCTGGCTGGTACTGTACTGTACCACTCCCTAGCCAGGCCGTACGCACACTGGCACACTGTACGCAAAAAACAAAAAACCCTGACCTATTCCGCGCGTTGGTCTTTACGCCTTCCTGCGGGTTTTATCAGCCGGACCCGATCCATTTTCACCCGGCCACGCGCGCGTGCGGCTGAGGACCTTGCCCGGACATCGCCCTGTACCGTACGCACGCATAAATACGGCTACGGTGTATGCGCTCGTACGTGCATGCCCAGGGCTCCGTGCGTGCGTACCACGTATACACACATCTACCCTATTCGTCCTACCAACGCTATCGTGGTCTTTGTAGGTGTATTGGCATCTTCATGGACTTGGCACATCAAAATAACCAAGTTGAGAGTCAAACCTAAGAAGTTCCAGGCACCAGATGAAGGCCCTATGAAGTATTTTGATGTTTTGACATTTATTAAGGTGCCCATATTGAAGATCCAGGGCCCCATACACATCGGGCTTTTCTCTACcaatccaacgagcccaagaacgtcaAAATCAGAGTTCATATGAAGGAATGACAACCAAAATACGAAAGTGCTCCCGGAATAGAGAACGTATGGCACCCTTCCATGCGAGCAAAGCCGCTCGTACAATCTCCACACAGCTTCGTATTGCCGATCTTGCTCCAATTCCATCCCGGTTTGTTTCCATGGTATCCTTGGCAGATAAGGCATCCTTTGAGCGTAGATTTGACTCCCCTAGAATCCTTGGATAAAAGGGAGGATGCTACATCAATGGAGAAGACCCCCGAGGGGGCCTCGTATATGAAGAGCTCCAACCCTAGCCATTGTAACCATCATCCTCATTCCCACACAAGTCCACATGGCCGCCGGGAGGCTCTCCCATCTCACCTGTGggaggcctctctctctctctctctctctctctctctctctctctctctctctctctctctctctctccatcaccatcaccatgaaggccacgcgagaggaggagaaggaggcgccgCCACCATCACCAGGCGCCGGCCATAGGCCGGGCGCGCCGgtggccatctccatctccatcctcGTACTTGTATTTTGTAAGATTAAACATGTTGATGGCAACAATAAATCATTCCTCTTTGTGTGCCGTTCATCTATGTTGGAGTAATTAATTCGTTTCTAGGTTGAGGTATGATCTAGTAAGCACAACTATTCTTTGTAGCTTAGTTTAGTATTTACTCTCTTTCGCGTTGCATGTATGTTACATGCACTTACACGGTGTAGATAGATGAACTTCATGATCCTTTGATTCCATTGTGTATTATTGACAGCCCTGTGGATGCAAACCCTAGGAGAACGTTTAGTAGTTTATAATACTTGTATGCCACTAAGACGCTCCTCTAGTACTAGTGAGACCGAAAGCCTGGATACCGCCTTTTGCTCTATGCAATCATACACGTACAATCCCTTCTACTTTGTGTTCTAGTTTAGTATATTTTCTCTCATACTTTGTAGTCTAGTTAAAACCCCCGTTTATTATCATCCCGCTATTTCTGAACTAAGGTTTGGGTGCGAATGTAGCTACGTAGACAACATAGTTGCGGGGTTGATAGTGTCTTCCTATTAGCTCtttgtgggttcgacactatttATCACACGAAAGTGCtacaaccactactagggaaaagcctagcagcagcgtgggttttaggtatagcagtagcgcggggacccgcgctactgatacgacgcTACAGCTAACCTGTAGCAGCAACGCGTGTTCGCCCGCGCTAATGCTATGCAAGCGTAGCAGCAGCGAGCAATACGGAAGcgtgctactgctaatagctctagcgcacTTAATTAGGCCGCGCTACTGCTAGCggcacgctgctgctaacttttctccacccgctactgctaattttattagtttttttttctgcatatttgttttgtatttgaacaggctttatacaagaatctttagcacatacaaatgtcatcatcttacacatacaaatggctgcgGGACCACAAATGTAACCATAGCATAtatatacaaatagtctcatcttaatcatcatccaacacaaagtggtctctcgtcatcatctcgaaaatagcgatacatgcaagtctcgaatacttgcaattacaacgtcatccatctaaacaatgatatacgcaagaagtgctatcactatgagtgatagcggaactatgcagtacatgaggcggcggttatgaggcctctctcgcgctagcatgaacctcaagtaactagcttgtgCTTCTTGTTCGCTTTTGAATCCTTTATGTCTGGCTCCCGAGACCCCctccacttgcgcctgacactcataccACTCGTCGTACACTCCAGGAACCTTCCCTTCGTACATGACATAGCACTGCTTCGCCATCAAGaatctaggtacctgttagagatgcatcttcatcaagagaatgtacgatcatatgcaacaaaatataccagAGCAACACGAAAacgaagggttagcaactagatgcaacatatagtacgcaaactaattaactagaggtaagcatgtcatcgtacccaaactaacaaagtagtgttACGCAAGTTCAGCAGGGACCGCGGACATCACAAAGTTTaatcgctacagaaagtatacaagttcaaccgacacatatcatcgtcaccggcatcgtaaatcactagaagttccatccttccatatcatcaaggatggaccctagcttcttgaacggcgtgaggtcatgacattgcatgcctatgtgagttcggacgtcagcttgcgatatagggccgtggtggaacatccccttctcatcgacgacttctttcatgatgatcgtcgcaatgtccctttggatgcgaaagaagtcatctctaagtttataatccgcttctccatgagattcaacCCATTtgcggatatgatcatcatttctggttgtcatacgaagcttttggtgatccgtgttggactcaatcatgagatggaggaggtagaatccatctttcttgcttggttttgggacatggatgcatcaAAAGTTAGTTTTATGTGAGAAACCcaacttcttgttcctttgtttcctgatctgcaggtGGCCACCCCTAATGCTAAAGCCTTGGAGAgcgtcatctagaatattcattatgtgggtgtagtccttattTTCGTAGTCTCTGGTAGGgtcgaaatacacggcgtgggagactcgcgggtaaagaacgataagcacGGCgcacccgttgctgcggggaaaagacacctcaaattattctccatatgaacgagaaggaatgattgaaatgtacgaaagggttgtccggaactgacttactttggatgataaggcagggggacaatttcctggtccttattctgtaccatgaagttttggaggtagtccctagcagtatCACGCTCAAAGTAGCCGAGActtaagaaagactcgtgcatgtagtacggatctgcaacacagatttgcgagacttcttctctcttcatgacggagctcatatgtagcacaaaaaggtggacgattgtaaaatcgagccgccttgtcagaaacatctcaaacatatggtcaaaccgcatgaagaacacctccgtgggccgtgtgtcgacgtagcacttcctctCAGGCTCATGAGCTACGTATATCGGATATcttggatccttcgaggctagtaggcttttctcagtcaacagcacatggtcgtgcagtctcct
This window harbors:
- the LOC119354818 gene encoding transmembrane protein 184 homolog DDB_G0279555-like, with the protein product MEILQQGTMSMFPGMDLTKMDPPTLTLLGAACCVMLSMHFTVQLVSQHLFYWKNPKEQKAILIIVLMPPLYAITSFAGLLDIKGSKTFFTCLESVKECYEALVIAKFLALMYSYLNISISRNIVPDEIKGRVLHHSFPVSLFLPRNVRLEHKTLKLLKYWTWQFVVVRPVCSILIVALQLLGLYPSWVSWTFTIILNFSVSMALYALVIFYHLFAKELAPHKPLAKFLCIKGIVFFSFWQGCALDVLAGVGVIQSHHFWLDVEHIQEAIQNVLIILEMVIFSVLQQYAYHVAPYSGADKAKFEKKNE